A stretch of DNA from Coffea eugenioides isolate CCC68of unplaced genomic scaffold, Ceug_1.0 ScVebR1_167;HRSCAF=678, whole genome shotgun sequence:
AACCTTGGCATGcactaactataaaagtaaaagcaaaacTCTCgactctattatttattacaactattaagGGACGCAAATTAGTattaaagaaattataaattaacttattcaaaataaaagagaattaaaaaaaaatataaacaaattttCAAGTCCTCCCAGAAGAAACAAGAACAAGAATGTTTGACTAGTGCAAGTTGCTAAAGTGAGAAACTTTTCTCAATGAATGCATGCTGGTGCCAAAATTATTTAGCTATGTAAAATAATACTGTTTGATGATGGACaaaattgttttttttaatgCAAACTCTGCTCTGGAAGCTACATTTTGCTCTGGCAAATATTGCCAGCATTATTTTTAACATGGTTTTTATTTCATGTGTTCGAGATATTCTACTTTACCTTGCTTTTTCTGCTGTGATTAATTACTTCTAGTTATTTGATTTTAACATTGCATCTATAATGCCTTGGAGATACATAGCTTTTTCTTTGTTGATGAGATATTAAAAGCATCTGACGGGATTTtaatataagtacaagtttaaatccaatttatacccgttttgactgcaagtatacaggtcaactagtagtttaagGCATATATCGGGTCAATCCCACGAGGAAGATTGGACAATTACCggcactactaaagcttctctattatttagacgatcaatgaattaaaagaGATAAAACTATACTAAACTCATGCAAgataaaaacaaatgaaaactcCTTAGGTCATGGtattcctaactactcatgcaagtgttatttttggatcattgagtactactatctgggctagttatggcgtaacatccttatgtatgtgaaacctactttcgcagtgaatcaactatacttataactaatccatacctactctcgtggttatgaacttagctacaagttcatttcttctatgaaattacatgaaatgaatcactaaagccacataggtgcacctctactctcgtgagtgtactccctaggtttaacacttcttgaactaatgttaaatctcaattttcattgaagaaacaacacccttagataatcacaattaatcgTACCAAATTagtcatgatttaaagagctaaagtgctaaataacttgctgaaaataatagcatcaaatagccaaataataaacaccaacaatcacaaaaagtTCAACCATACCCAAGGCATAAGCTTTAGACACACATAATAAACATAGAATccaaacttgtatattaactaaacatagaatcaagtacaaaagataaagagttggaaaggaaaagtaacccttgtcacataagctctttccttgccttcttcatctccatcttcatttttgcttagctaataaacaagaaggatgaactactagTTAAACTAtcctatactatactaacctaacactaagaaaatgtaagaactacatttttgtggtaTTTCTTGCACTCTCCAAGCTCTCTTGATCCTTGCTAGTCCATGGCTATTTATAGATGATttagtcaagaaatgaggcttcAAACATCACTTTTACAGCTACAAAAGTTGTTGTCACACGTCCATCAATAGCTGTGAATTATTGGAGGAGGAAACAAGTTGTGCAAGTGGGGAGCAGCCATTTCTGACCaaaatccggccacaaatccggccatcATCCGGCCAGATTGCTCCTCTGCCATACTTAGCAATTTCTGTCCAGTCTTCAAGGCATTCCAATTTTTTATCAACTTCAACTAGACTTTTCTCATTGATAGAAGCTGAAttaactcttgaccaaaacattaaacttgtagtcctttgagttatctttccaatgcatcaagaatcatctcatttggatttgtgtaggcGGAGAAATGACAGAAATACGCTTGACTGCTCACTGCCTTGTCTCTGTTTCGACCatagaaaattagctactgtaattcgattttttgacctggaaaaccttcaaactggattttgatgtcttgCCATGAATTGTAgttctatctcttatcttcaaaatagttcaagaatcatctcaatccgatcattgtagctcaagttatagccgaaatacaaAGATGTGTCAAAGCTGTCAACTTCCTCTTTCATCCAAATGAAGTATAGTTCCAACTCCTATACAAATTATGgacaaaatgcaagtaaaaagtgacaaaaacctcatttaatgaCTTAAAATCATTTtacaccaattatagccaaaatgatccATTTCCTTCATGCAATATtgccaaagtgactaaaaataacataaaatatcattcaaataTAGCATAAAGTAGTCACTTGTCAGCATCTATTTGATTATCACTTGATCAAAAGAAATTTGACATTTTAGACCAATAAAATCATTCATCAACCAATGAAATATCTTGTGAGAAGAAAGACAAATGTGTAACATGATTACATTTTTGTACAGAGAAATCGTTATATATAAGcaaaaaggaaaaccaaaaaagaaagtcCATAACATAGGCCCCACTTAAATGGtgagttttttggatgtttgtaTAAACTTTATAGTAATTTACCATAAAGTGGTAgaatatttttgtaaaaaaaaaatgaaaatttcttttttttttctttttcatttctctcttctttttcatCCTTGCCACTGCCACTAATCCCATCACCACCAACCACGGCCTCCTCGTTGGCCATCACCTTGGATTGGCATCTCTTTGTTTTTTCCTCTCGTTCTCCTTTTGCTCGCTCTCCCTCCCTTCTCCTTCCTCCCACTTCCTCTCGTATCCCTCCTCCTTCTCCTTTTACCCTCTCCTGCCCATCCCTCTCCCTCATCCGTCCCTCACCCGCCCCTCACCAGCCTCCATGAGGGAGTATAGGTGGTAGGGAAAGGGAGAAAGGAGGAGGAGATGGGAAGAGGAGAGGAGGAGAGTAAGAGGAGGGAGGACAGGGGAAGGAGGGAGGAGGATAGGGAAggagggagggagagagggtgaaaagaaaagaaagaaaaaagaaaagcaaatagAGAGGAGTAGCTAGTGCCACCGACAATGCTGGTGGTGGGCGGTTGAGGTGAAGGAGggagggaagaagaagaaaagaaggaagggaaaaagtttagtgttttttttttttaaaagtattttaaAGTACACATTTTAAAAATTctgagaaatttttttaaggttCTTGTaactaaatttttaaaaaaaattgcaaaagaaAAACTCGCCAGAAAATTGAGGCGCCAAATTCCAAGATGAAAAGAAACTTGTTTCAACATAACCAATTTTCTCGATTACCCTTTTAATCTAAATCAAATAAAACTTGTTTCAACATACATTTCCAATGCTATCTCACAGCACGGCAGCATTTGTCACAAATACAGTATAGGTTAATTCTACTTTGTACCTTTTAATTATATTTGAATTCTTACTTTATTCTTAAACTTTAAAATGGAATAGTTTACCCtttaaaatatgaaatatgcCCACTTTAattcttataatataaaaatttattctaTTTTTAATCTCTTAAGTACAAAATTCATTTCACTTTTGTCCTTTTTAAAGTATAAAATTTTGTCTCATTTAGACATAACATCTAAGGTTCAGTTAAACAATTTACTTACTTGGGACAAATTCTATATTGCAAGGATTAAAGTATctcattttaaaattaaaagaaaaaatgggaaTACAAGTATAGTTTAAAGGACCCAATCTGGCTTGAGATGGGGTCAAAACAGATGAGTTTTGGAATATTAATCACAATAAATTCAAACTAGCATAGCAGAAAAATACAGCAGTATTTGGACGGTGAAATGTGAATCACAATATGATCTAATAAAACTGCAGACAATTGCTTTAAAAGCATACCAAATTTCTCTACTAATATTTGGTACAATCAACTGGCAAGAAGGAGAGCTTCTGGTTTATAAGATCATATCCAATAAGAAAATTCATCTGCGACAAGTTTCCGAAAATGGCAATATCATCGGAAGGAACAAATGTGAGACAAATTGTCCCTTCACTCACTTGAATGAATGTACTAGTTGGAGGCAATACAACATCTGCACCAGTAAAGTGTACCACAAGATTTGGCAACTTGATGTTATCCTCCACCTGATAGCAAAGGCCCAAGAGGCCATTTGGATCGGATACCTGTTTACCATTGATGGATTCCTTCAATGTAGATTGcaaatcatcataaaattgtTGAGGGACGAATGTTAAGGTTGTTCCAGAATCTATAATTATATTCCCCTCATCAGTGGTGTTATCCAACTTGGACGAGGACGAATTTTTGTATGCAATCTGCTTATCTGCAACACTAATGCCGTCAAGATTGATAAAGTAGAAAGTGTCCGGATTTTTCTTGATCAATGGAGTTGAAACTACGTTAGAGCCCAAAACTACAGCATTGTTGCCAAATTTGATCTTGCTTGAAACGTTTGATTCAGAAACCAAAGGCGTCAAGCAGTAGGAAAatcttccaccaattgatttgCTCAATTGCGTGACTATAGAAACTGCTCCCCCTCCAAGTCCAACGATTCCAGAAGCAGTTTCATTGAACGTGCCATCGTTTTGGTGCCCACAACCAAAAACAACTCCTTGGATAGAAATATTTTTTCCAGAACTCGACTTGAATGTAAACGTTTCTGCACCAAGACTACCAATACTGTAAGAATTGTCTCCATAAGACAACCTGTACTCGCAATTGTTTCCATCATCACAACTGGAAGTTCCGACAGCAGCACAGGATGCAGACTCGCATGATATTTCTCTGTAGGTTGATGTTCTGTGAGGATCGAAAAATGGGGCATCTTGCTTGTAGCATTGACTACAAGGCTTGCATTGTGTCCATGTCAGATCGCTGCCCGTGTCAGCAATTGCTAGAACATCTACTGGCGGTGTTCCAATGGATACTTTCATTAGATATTCCCCATTCTTAGATGTGATGTAGGATTGGATTTGTGCTGATGAATCCAGTGCATGGTTGGAATCAGATTGAGAAGTTTGTTTCTTGAAATATGCAGCTCGAGAGAACGATCGGTGAAAGGCATTATTCAGTTGTTCGTAGTGTGACTTGGAGGGATCATGAAAGGGGGATATTTGAGTGTCACGATGGATTAAATCAACAGAGAAGCCACCAGTTTTTCCTTCAATGAGTGAAAATTCAGAGATAAGAATCAAGGTTACAAGGAATCTTAGCGTGGAAAAGACACAGAAAACAGAAATCTTTGCAGCCATGGTTTAGGAATTTTGAGAAGATTGATGCCTGGAGAAAATATGAATCTGATTGGTATTCTTTTCCTACCATCTTATAGTAACCTAAGGGTTCAACGGAAGAATATGGAAAGTCACAAGGAGATTTGTTTTGGAAGCAAAAATGGAGAAAGAAATACGGAATGTGGAAGATTTTTAATGGAGTATTCATGGAATGTTTCCTTATTATGTGTGAAAAAGAAACTTATAAGCAAATTTGAGATTTGAATACAGAATGTGAAAGAATTCAGAGGGGCGTGGATGGAACTTTGCTTATTTGTTTCTGATTGAAAAGGAATTACGCAAGGTTTTTGGAATGATCCTGGCAATATTTATTGCTTATGTGCACAATGAATGGGATTTGGTTTCTAGATACATTGATTTGCAACGTATTTTCAGGATCATGTGTTTTATTCGTCATCTCCTTCATTGGCTATCATTACTTGTACAAATGTACTAAACTgaagaaacaaacaaaaaaaagggaatgaaTTCTTTCTAAAGATATGAATTTGAATGAAGGAACGGACTGAGAAATGAACATTGAAAGGGTTTGTTTAATGAGTACCTAATGAAACTCGCCAAAAGGTCACTCGTTTTCTTGGAAGAAAGAAGTATTTGAcggtgttaaaaaaaaaagagcatatGATGGAATTTAGTTGAGATGGGTGTAATTGAAGCCTAAGATTTAGATGTTTTTTAAACTAGTTAAAAAGCACACATGAGAAGCTTAGAGGGACCTTAAGGTGTTAgctttttccaaaaattgagATTAACTTGGAAAAAGTTCCATCTTGTGAATGCCAATCACCAACACTGGTTAAGAGGGGCAtcggatttttttttcatattccTACTGCTACTCCAGACCACTTTAGGGGCCACCCCGGCTAGAGAGGGAATGGTAAATAAGTGGGAGCCAAACTCACCTCTAACCTAGAGTATTGCAATTTTCCTATGCAGTTGGGATTTAATTAACTGACTAGATGACGCGTTCTCAATCCAAGTGCAAGTTTAATCCAAAATATACTCGTTTGATTGCAAGTATACATGTCAAATAGTAGTTTAGaatatatatcgggtcgatcccatgAGAAACAACTATTACAAATATTATGTCCTTTACTTGCTGTGAGGctccgaaattttacttgtctttatagctcttatttgaacttacttgccttaaattcttggttgcttttatggttgaatcatgatttttcttctaTTGTATTATTTAACTTGGTGCATGTTTAATTTGGTGCATGTTATGTTTCATAGTGCATTACACTAGTGTGACCGactagtgaggtgtgtgcaataaatttggtAGATTAGAATGAGTTTTGTGTACAAGGGATTATGTGACAAGAGGTGTTAAGAATTAATTATAGAAGCATTAGATATGTTAGTGATTGGAGACAAATAGAGAGACAAAAAATAGACAATACATCTTTCCTTGCCATTTGTCAACTAGCCTACCAAGTTTGATCAAAacccttgaccaagaccaagtTTTCTTCTTATCCAACTTGAGCTCTTATCATTCcactatttcttcttcttgttccttGGCCTTGGACGAATTTGGAGAGAAGAAAAGAGGGAGAAAGCCACAAAAAAATCCGGCcttgatttcttgcttgaatcattATAAATCCAACAAAAAATCCTAATCTACTCCGATCAATCTTGAGATTAACTTGGAGGGAagcttttggtgaagttttggaagaagaaaatgtgaggactcatgttttatttcttaatttagtttattttataattatttgccctagtgttatttaatttttctgcggcttgtttagcgagaaatagtgaatacacgtttttttttttgagacaaTATTCGATTCGAgaagtgcaataatcttggagaattaagaataattaatagtagactaagaaaagttaattgaggaattagaagTGAGTGAGTTCCAATTAAGCTTTTACCGTGCGCGCGTCGATAGTTTCTCGATAATCGTGTTAGTACaactaagtggagatttgagaaattaatattaAACTAGTAAGAGTGGgtaattacagtgttaaaggAAATACATTGGAGGATTTgtgcatgagtgtatcaaacTCGAGAGAAATTGGTGGTACGAAACCCTATTCCgacaactattcaaagttgactttttggCAAATCTTCCTAGCTACTTTTCTCTCCAATCTTCCAAGACAAGCCACAACACACAACTCTCTCATTTCTCTCTCTCCATTTTCGGCCAGCCCTCAAGGAAGAACaaagggaaggaaaaacttcatcttctagcttccatttcacccACAAATCctccaccaaatcactcacAACTTGGAGTACCACTCTAGCTAGGAGCAAGGAGCAATCTTGTGGATTTTCTTGGAGAATTTTCGGTGGAAAAATCTGATATTCATCTAGGGTTCCAAGGGTAATCACTCCATCTCTTTAATctttccatttcttcaaagtttAACGGTTAatcttcatgggtttgaaaccctaatcgcactcataggctagcggacttgaggaacCATTTTTCTCGCTTTAAATCCTAGGCTAGCTGTCTTGATGAGGCCtctaggtagctgacttgatgctttaatgttttattgtggttgtttatgtgataaatGAGATGTTTatggttagaaagtggagagaaatcgAAGGAAAGTTGTGAAGGCAagctggccgaaaattctgtccatgttgttctgttttttattttgaaattttgatgcttggttggctgtgaaattgatggatatatattgtatattgtgtgtataAAGTGCCTTTTAAAAATTGTATCGAATGGTTGctcaaaacttgagttttggtaaagattcaaatctggaaaacgtatGGCAGGGTACTCGGGCAGTGGTTCTTTGCCCGAAcgtaactctttgtacaaaagacaaattgagtgccgttagtggcattcaaaactagacattcgtagctttccaatggtataaaaatccccagctagttcattttgagtgatCTGTAGTGAGCCGGCAAAGTGGACTGTCCTgctttgcctatgtgttcgaatgaaactgggaagctgcatcttgtggctcgattttgttccacttgtgaaaagattttcaaaatgattccttctgatgaattgtaacattttgaacctagtttccaatgccataaaccattctcaatttggatttgTACAGAGCTAGATATGGTTTGACTTCGAAAATGCGACACAGCTGGAAATTGGAAGATTTTCCCTTCCTTGttgaccgaatggtcaaatctgttttgggatttatatttcaaaaattttagtgcCATTTAACCATAAATTACTTATTAAATGGTTCTGGAATATTGGTTGCAAAAGATGGAgtgaattggggctgatttcgttggacaaaacgtttgaaaagaaaagaaaaataggatggcagattagctttgaaaatttcacaaattttggtcgtttcgttaactgccttcccatgCAAGTTTTTATCTAAATTTTGATAGAGATATAGTCCATATATGGAtttttaagtgtaccaaatttggtgtaatttcaataccatttcaatgcccaaataatgccccaaacATTGCTCcgcaaatctggaaattcactagTCAGGTTGTGAAAATTAACCGACttcaaactgttgtatcttgttgctcaaaactccgaatttagttccgcTTGTTCTGTTTGAAACTTTATTTGGGAATCttattgtgttataaatttcagagctGATTCATTTgttgtgaattttaccgaatttccaaatatcGCTGAAAACCAAGGCTGGGTCTGTCTTGTCTCCGTGTATCAGCAACtttggattgaaaaatgaatgctttctatttggaatcttggaaaagtgtcttctgggaacTTTTAGC
This window harbors:
- the LOC113755743 gene encoding aspartic proteinase CDR1-like, with the protein product MAAKISVFCVFSTLRFLVTLILISEFSLIEGKTGGFSVDLIHRDTQISPFHDPSKSHYEQLNNAFHRSFSRAAYFKKQTSQSDSNHALDSSAQIQSYITSKNGEYLMKVSIGTPPVDVLAIADTGSDLTWTQCKPCSQCYKQDAPFFDPHRTSTYREISCESASCAAVGTSSCDDGNNCEYRLSYGDNSYSIGSLGAETFTFKSSSGKNISIQGVVFGCGHQNDGTFNETASGIVGLGGGAVSIVTQLSKSIGGRFSYCLTPLVSESNVSSKIKFGNNAVVLGSNVVSTPLIKKNPDTFYFINLDGISVADKQIAYKNSSSSKLDNTTDEGNIIIDSGTTLTFVPQQFYDDLQSTLKESINGKQVSDPNGLLGLCYQVEDNIKLPNLVVHFTGADVVLPPTSTFIQVSEGTICLTFVPSDDIAIFGNLSQMNFLIGYDLINQKLSFLPVDCTKY